GCCAGGTGGTCCAGGACCCCAGGGTCATTGAGGCCTACCTGGGGGAGGTGCCCCATGCTTGAGGTGCGGGGGCTCTCCTTGCTCTACGGCAAGGCCCAGATCCTCTTCGGGGTGGACCTAGAGGTGCGGCAGGGGGAGCTCGTCTGCCTGGTGGGGCCCAACGGTGCAGGCAAGACCAGCCTGCTCAGGGCCATCTCCGGGCTAACCCGCCTCGAGGCCTGGCTCCACCGGGGCACCCGGGCCGGGGAAATCAAGCTCCAAGGCAAGGTCCTCTTCCAAGGTCGGCGCATTGATGGCCTCTTCCCCCACGAGATCGCCCGGTTTGGCCTGGTCCTCTGCCCCGAACGGCGGCGGCCTTTCCGGGAGCTATCCGTGGAGGAAAACCTCCTGGCGGGGGGGCTTCTTCTGCCCAAGGCCGAGGTGCGGCCGTGCCTGGAATACGTCTACAGCCTTTTCCCTAGGCTCGCGGAGCGCAGGCGGCAGCGGGCGGGGGACCTCTCCGGGGGGGAACAGCAGATGCTCGCCCTGGGCCGGGCGCTCATGGGTAAGCCCAGACTGCTCGCCATTGACGAACCCTCCACCGGGCTTGCCCCCAAGGTGCGGGCCCTGGTCCTAGAGCAGGTAGCCCGGGTGCGAAAGGAGGGCGTAACGGTGCTTCTGGTGGAGCAGGAGGCGGCCCAGGCCCTTGCCCTGGCAGACCGAGCCTACGTGCTCTCCAACGGCCGCCTGGTCCGCCAGGGGGAGGCCAAGGCCCTCCTGGAAGACCCGTCATTCCAGAGGACGTACCTAGGCCTTTGACCCTTTAGAAGGCGGGGTGGGGCGTGGGGTCCACCACCACCTCCAGGAGGAAGGGCCCAGAGGGAAGCGAAGCCAAGGCCGCCTCCAGACCCTCAGGGTCCTCCACCCGGGCTGCGGGAACGCCGAAGGCCTGGGCTAGCTGGCAGAAATCCACCCCCGAAAGGGCGAGGCCCGGAACCCGCTCCGCCTGGCCCGGGTAGAGGCTTTGGGCAAACCCCTTGAGGATGCCGTACCCTCCGTTATTCAGGACCACGAACACCACATCCGCCCGGAGCTCGCGGGCCGTGTAGAGGACCTGGGGTGCGAAGAGGAAGCTCCCCTCCCCCACCACCGCCGCAGCCCTTTGGCCAGCCAACGCAGCCCCCAAAGCGGCCGGCGCCGCGAAGCCCAACCCCCCGCTCGCCCCGTGTAGGTAGCCTCCCCCCTCCTGCCGCAGGTGGCGCCGAAAGACCCCACTTAGGGAGATGGCCTCGTCCACGACGAACCTGGGGGACAGGGCCTGGGCAAGGCGAGCCGCCGCGTAGGGGGGGTTGAGGCGGCCCGAGGGGCTTTGGGGGGTAGGCAAAGGGGCAAAGACCCCCTGGGGCGGTGCTCCCGCCCGGGGCCGGACCCGCTGGGAGAGGAACTCCAGCCCCAGGGCCACGTGGCCCAAGTAGACCTCCTGGGCCTCCGCCCGGGCCGCCTCCTCGGGATCGTCGGTAAGGAGGAAGACCCGGGTGCCCGTGGGCACCGCGGGGCCCGGGGAGTAAGGGTAGAGGAGAAAGCAGGGCGCACCGGCCACCAGGACCGCATCAAAGGCCTCGAGGATCCCCCGGATCCGCTGGGCCACGGGAGGCAGTACCCCCCGGTAAAGGGGATGTTGTGTGGGGAACGGGTGGCGCGGGCTTATGGGGTCGGAGAACACGGGGGCCTCCAAGGCCTCAGCGAGGCGGAAGGCCGCCTGGCGGGCCAAGGGGGTGTCCGCTCCTCCCCCCAGGACCAGGGCCGGTCGGGTAGCCCGGTCCAGGCTCTCGGCCAAGGCCTCCAAGCCTTGGGCCATACCCGGAAGGTGGAGGGCTTTGCACCGAGGAGGTGGGGCCTCCTCTTCCCAAAGGTCCATGGGAATGGCCACCACCACGGGCCCTCGAGGGGGGGTCAGAGCCAGGTGGTAGGCCCGCTCCAGGGCCTCCGGCAGGTCGGCTCCCCGTTCCACGGAGAAGGCAACCTTGGCAACGGGGTGCGCCATCTCCACCAGGGGTCCGGAGAGGAGAGGGTCGCGGAAGAGGTGCCGCCGGTCCTGCTGGCCCACGGTGACGAGAAGGGGCGAGCGGTTTTTCCGGGCAGTATAAAGCGCCCCTATGGCGTTTCCCAGGCCCGGCGCTGCATGGAGGTTCACCACGGCCACCTGGCCGCTGGCCTGGGCGTACCCCTCGGCCATGGCCACCGCCACCCCCTCGTGGAGGGCGAGAACGTAACCGGCCACCTCCTCCAGGCCCAGGAGAAAGGGAATCTCGGTAGAGCCTGGATTGCCGAAAACCCAAGGGATACCCCGCTCCTTGAGCCACCTATGGGCGCTCTCCCGTGCGGTCATCCTTCCATGCCTCCCCTCTGCCCCACCCGCCGGCGCAAGCCCAGGGCCAGGGCCACGAGCAAAAGCCCCGGAAGGGCGAGGAAGCTGGTGAGGGTTTCCGGGATGGCGCAAAGGATCCCTCCCACCCCAAAGACGCCCCTCGCCCAAAGGGGGAGGGGGCCCAAGCCCCAGAAATACCCTTCCAGGGCCCCCACCAGAAAGAGGAGCCCCAGGACCGCAAAGACCACATGGTAGGCCACCGAGAAAAGGCTTCCTTGAAGGATTAGGGCAGGTTCAAAGAGGAAAAAGAAGGGGAGGAAGTAGATGGCAAGCCCTAGCCTGACCGCGGTGAAGCTCGCCCCCATGGGGGAAGCCCCCGCGATGCGGGCAGCCAAAAAGGCGGCCACGGCCACAGGGGGGGTGATGGCGGAGAGCATGGACCAGTAGGCGATGAAGAGGTGAACCGCCAAGGGGTTAAACTCCCCGATGCGCACAAGAGCGGGGGCCAGGGTCACGGCGAGGAGGATATAGGCGGCCACCATCACCCCCGCCATCCCCAAGACGAAGGCGATAGCCACGCCCACCAAGAGGACCAGGTAGAGGTTTTCCGCTCCCATCCGCACCAGAGCCCCCGTGAGGGCCGGGGCCACCCCCGTCCCCACAAGCCCGGCGAGGATGAGCCCCACGGGGAGGATGAGGGCCAGGGTCTGGCCGATGAGGGAGGCGGCGCCCACCAGGGCCCGGTCCAAGGCTTCCCAGCGCAGCCTTCTGCCCGCGGCCAAGAGGAGAAAGCCCAGGGCGTAGAAGGGGGCGAGGCGTTCCAAGCGGAGGTACAAAAGGGCGAAGACCAGAAAGCCCAAGGCCATCAGGAAGGGAAGCCCCCGGCCTAGGCTTGGCCCCAAAGGAGGTAGTTCGGCCCTCGGCAGGCCCCGAAGCCCGTGGCGGGCAGCGTAGAGGTCCACGTGGGCGAAGAGGGACAGGTAGTAGAGCAGGGAGGGCAGGAGGGCGGCGGCCACCACCTGGCCATACGGCACGCCCAAGAGGTTGGCCATAACGAAGGCCACGGCCCCCATCACCGGGGGCATGAGCACACCCCCTGTGGAGGCGCAGGCCTCTACCGCTGCGGCGTAGCTCCGGGAAAACCCCGAGCGGATCATGGCGGGGATGGTGAGGCTTCCCGTACTCGCCACATTGGAGAGGATGCTCCCGCTCAGGCTGCCGAAAAAGGCGCTTGCCACCACGCTCACCTTGGCGGCCCCCCCTCGAGCCCAGCCGAAAAGGGCCGAGGCCACCTCCAGGAAGACCTGTCCTGCCCCCAAGGCCACCAAGAAGGCAGCCAGGACGAGGAAACCCACCAATAGCTCGCCTACGGTGCGCATCGGCAAGCCCATGAGCCCCTGGGTGGAGTAGATGGCGTAGCCCAACACCTCCTGCCATGGGAGGGAAGGTCCCCAGAGGAGGCCCGGCAGGTAAGGAGCCAGCAAGGGATAAGCGGCAAGGACCAGGGCCACCAAGGCGAAACCCATCCCCCCCACCCGCCTCGCCCCCTCCAGCACCACCCCCAGGAGAAAGAGGGCCAACGCCACCTGCCAAGGGGCTTCCGGGTTGGTCCAAGGCCGAAGGACCATGCTCGGGCCGTGATGGGCGAGGAAGACTCCTGCCGCCGACACGCCCAAGGCGAGGGCGTAGTCGTACCACCGGGGCCGGGTGTCTTGGGGACGGGCGGGGAAGAGGAGAAAGACCACGGGCAGGTAGAGGGCCAAAAGCAACCAGTAATAGCTGAAGTCCAGGAGGGCAAAGCCCACGAGGGGGCTACCCAGGAGGTAGTAGAGGATTAAGGTGAGGCCCAGGAGCGAAGCGGCCCGTACCCAGCCTCGAGCCCACGCGGGAAGCCTGTCCCACCGGCCCTCCATGCTAGGGCCTCCAAGCCTCGGAGAAGCGGGGCACGCGGTTTTGCGCCAGGAATTCCCGCCAGAAGCGCTGCCACGCTTCGCTTGCGGGATCGGTGCTGATGCGGCGGGAACGCGCGAGGGCCAAGGCCCTTTCGTAAAGGGTGGCGTACTGGTCCGCAAGGCGTACAGAGGCTATCTGCTTCGCCTCCATCGCCTGATTCCATAGCCCCTTCTCCTTCAGGTAGCGCACGGTCCCGGGATGGAGGGGCACGGAAAGGTTTTCCACCACGAAGCGCAGGCTCTCCAGGGTTTGGTAGCGGGCCATGGCATGCTTGTCCCCATAGAGGGCATGGTTCTCGTCCCACCACTTCACGAGCTGGTAGACCAGGGCCTCGTCCACGTCGGCCCGGGTGTAGTAGACGCTAGGGATGACGAAGGTCCGCACCCCCCGGGCCGAGGTAACCCCTACGTCTGCGGGCCGGACGAGCTTGAGAAGGGGGTAAGCCCGCTGCCAACGCAGAAGGCAGGTACGGTCTTCCTGCGGTGTGGGCACGGGGAGCCAGCGTATCCCCCTGGGGTTCCCCTCCACCTCCACGTTCACGTCTGACACGGGCGAGGTGAAGGCTATATCCGCCCCGCCCTCGGCAATCACCCGAGAATTGGCGTTGTAGTTAGCCACGGGCACCAAGCGCGCCTGTTCCCGGCTCATCCCCCGGCAGGCAAAGAGGCCATCCAAAATGCGGTGGAAGTAGGAGAAGGGGGGCCAGGCTACCCGTACCCCCGGCCCTATGTCCTGCACCCGCCGGTAAGGGGTATCCCCGCGGGTCATGAGACCCCAGGGGGTTAGGATGGCCGGGTAAACCACCCGCAGGGGCCCGGGGCGGTACCCCGGCTCCCCGTCCAAGGACTCCACCAGCACCGTGAGCGGCGCGGAGATGAAGTCCACCCGACGCTCCAATAGCCACCCCGTAATGGTGGGCGTGGCGCCGGGGGAAACCCGCACCTGGACCCCCGTAGCGGCGGAAAACTCCCCTGACCAGGCCACCAGCAGGGAATAGCCCGCCGTGCCCACCTCCGTGGAGCCGAAGAGGAGCTGCCTTGGCCAAGGACCCGTTCCCTGGGCAAAGCTCACGAGGAGTGACGAAAGGAAAGCCCACACAAAGACTTTCTTCCAAGCCATCCCCAACCTCCTTACCGACCATTCGGTTGGAACCCATGCTACCACACCGGCCCCAGGCGGTCAAGCGGGGGCGAAAAGGTGAGCCAGGACACTTGTCCCTTCGCCTTAGGTGTGCTACCCTAACAAACGACCGTTAGCCATGGAGCGGCGCGAGCAAATCCTCACCGTTGCAGGCTACCTCTTCAGCCAGCGAGGCTACCACGCCACCAGCATGCGGGAGCTGGCCAAGCACCTCAACCTCCAGGGGGGAAGCCTGTACGCCCACATCACTTCCAAGGAGGAGCTTCTCTTGGAGGTGGTGCGCCAGGCTGCGGAGAGGTTCCTGGGGGTCCTGGAAGGGCTTAAGGGCGACCCCGTGTCCAAGCTGAAAAGCCTGGTACGGGGCCACCTTGAGGTCATCGCCCAGGAACTTCCCCGGGCCACGGTCTTCTTCCACGAGTGGAAACACCTCTCCCCTCCCCTTCTGGAGGAGGCCAAGGCCTTAAGGCGCCGCTACGAGGAAGGTGTGCAGGCGGTGATCCGGGAAGGAATGGAACAAGGGGTCTTCCGGGTGGAAAACCTCCGCCTGGCCACCCTCTTTGTCCTTTCCGCCCTGAACTGGACGTACCAGTGGTACCGGCCCGAAGGGCCCCTTACCTTGGAGGAACTTTCGGAAGCCTACGCCACCCTCATCCTGAGGGCCTTGGGCGTGGAGGCTAATAAGGAGAAAGGAGGCGAGAATGGTTAAGCTCAAGATCGGCTACCCAGAGGATCCCGACTACCAGGAAAGGCTTGAGGAGTTTGAGGCCCGTATTGCCCGGGGGGAAAAGATCGAGCCCGGGGACTGGATGCCCGCCGAGTACCGGCGCCAGCTCATCCGCATGATCTCCCAGCACGCCCATAGCGAGTGGGTGGGCATGCTTCCTGAGGGCGCTTGGATTACCCGGGCTCCCTCCATCCGGCGGAAGCTCATCCTGCTGGCCAAGGTTCAGGACGAGGCCGGACACGGGCAATACCTCTACCACGCCGCCGAAACCCTGGGGATCACCCGGGAAGAAATGGTGGAGGCCTTCCTTTCCGGCAGGGCCAAGTACTCCAACATCTTTAACTATCCCACCCTCACCTGGGCGGACGTGGCCATCATCGGCTGGCTGGTGGACGGCATGGCCATAAAGAACCAGACCATGCTGGCCCAGTGCTCCTACGGGCCCTACTCCCGGGCCATGGTCCGCATCTGCGCTGAGGAAACCTTCCACCACAAGCAGGGGAAGGAGGCGGTTCTCCTCTACGCCAGGGGCTCCAAGAAACAGCGCCAGATGGTGCAGGATGCCCTGAACCGCTGGTGGTGGCCCACCCTGATGATGGCCGGGCCCCACGACACCGACTCCGCCCACACCCCCCTCCTTCTCCGCTGGGGCATCAAGACCAAGACCAACGACCAGGTGCGCCAGGAGTTCCTGAACGAGCATGTCCCCGAGCTCTTGGACGCTGGGCTTACCATCCCCGACCCCGACCTCCGCTACGACGAGAAGACGGGCAACTGGATCCACGGGCCCATCCCCTGGGATGAGTTCTGGAAGGTGATCAACGGGGAAGGCCCCATGAACCGGCACCGGCTCATGGCCAGGAGAAGGGCCCACGAGGAGGGCCGTTGGGTGCGGGAGGCCCTCGAGGCCTACGGTAAGCGCCGCCTGGCCCAGGCCGCGGATTAGGAGGAGACCATGTGGGGAACCGAGTGGCCCCGGTTTGAGGTGATCAAGCAGGACACCCAGGCAAGCCCCCCCCAGATGGTGGGCTCCGTACACGCCGCTGACCCGGAGCACGCCCTCTTGGTGGCCCGGCACGTGTTCGTGCGGCGCCCCTCCGCCTACGCCCTTTTCGTGGCCCCGGCCGAAGCCTTCTTTCACGTTTCCCAGGAGGGCCTAAAGGATCTGAAGCCCAGCAGGAGGGAGGGAGGAAGCGAAGAACCCTACTGGGTCTTTGCCAAGCGGAGCCACCGCCGGAGCATGGTCTACGGGGACCTGGTAGGCCGCTTCCTGGCGCAAGGCCCGGAGGATGCCGTAGCCCAAGCCCTCCTGCAGGCCCAAGGGGTGGCCTTCTGGGCGGTTCCCGAACGGTTGGTGGTGGGGACCGAACCCACGGAGGAAGTGGTGGAAAGCTGGTTCGCCCCGGCCAAGGAAAAGACCTACCGCCTGCAAAGCTACTACGGGCTCATCACCGCCAAGGGGGTGGAGAATGCTTGAGGCCTACCTGAAGGACGCCCTGGTGGCCCGGCTCACCGCCTGGGCCGACGATGAGGTGGTCCTGGCCCAGCGGCTTTCCGAGTGGGTGGGGCATGCCCCCATCCTCGAGGAGGATATCGCCATCGCCAACCTGGCCCAGGATGAGCTGGGCCACGCCAAGGTCTGGTTGGAGCTCCGGCAGGAGCTGGACGGCTCCGACCCCGACCGCCTGGTCTACTTCCGCGATCCCCTGGAGTTCCAAAACGCCGTCCTGGTGGAGCTGCCCAAGGGAGACTGGGCCTTCACCATGGTGCGGCAGTACCTCTTTGACGCCTACGAGAACCTCTGGCTTAAGGAGGCGACCCGGAGCACCTACCCCCCCCTGGCCGAGGCGGCAAGCCGCATCCTAAAGGAGGAGAGGTTCCACCTGAAGCACTCTTCCCTCTGGGTGGAGCGCCTGGGCCAGGGCACGGAGGAATCCCACCGCCGGGCGCAAGAGGCTTTGGAAACCCTCTTCCCCTACGTTCGCCAGCTCTTCCAGCCTCTCCCCGGGGACGAGGCCCTGGTGGAGGCAAGGGTGGTACCGGATCTCAAGGCCCTTGAAGCCCCCTACCTGGAGGAGGTAACCGCCCACCTGGTGCGCTCGGGCCTAAGGCCGCCTGAGGGAGGGTACGTGCCCAAAAGCCGCCAGGAGCATACGGAGTACCTCTGGTCCCTCCTCGCGGAGATGCAGTCCGTGGCCCGCTGGGACCCGGAGGCCAAAGCATGGTAGAGCGGTACTGGGAAGCCCTAAAAGGGGTTAAGGACCCGGAGATCCCCGTCCTCAACATCGTGGAGATGGGGATGGTCCTGGGGGTGGAGGCGGAAGGGGAAAAGGTCAGGGTCCGCTTCCGCCCCACCTTTTCCGGCTGCCCTGCCATACGGCTCATCCGCGAAGAGATCGAAAAGGCCCTGCGGGAGGCAGGAGCCAAGGAGGTGGAGGTGGTGGAGGCCAGGGCCCCCTGGAGCACCGAGGACATGGCCGAGGAAGCCCGAAGGAAGCTCCTGGGTTACGGCGTGGCTCCACCCCTCCCCCTTCCCCTGGCGGGGAAGGATCCCCCCTGCCCCCGGTGCGGAAGCCAGGAGGTGGTCCTCAAGAACACCTTTGGGGCCACCCTGTGCAAGATGCTCTACCAGTGCGCTGCCTGCGGGGAGGTTTTTGAGGCCTTTAAGACCGTCT
The genomic region above belongs to Thermus antranikianii DSM 12462 and contains:
- a CDS encoding ABC transporter ATP-binding protein, with product MLEVRGLSLLYGKAQILFGVDLEVRQGELVCLVGPNGAGKTSLLRAISGLTRLEAWLHRGTRAGEIKLQGKVLFQGRRIDGLFPHEIARFGLVLCPERRRPFRELSVEENLLAGGLLLPKAEVRPCLEYVYSLFPRLAERRRQRAGDLSGGEQQMLALGRALMGKPRLLAIDEPSTGLAPKVRALVLEQVARVRKEGVTVLLVEQEAAQALALADRAYVLSNGRLVRQGEAKALLEDPSFQRTYLGL
- a CDS encoding thiamine pyrophosphate-binding protein, with translation MTARESAHRWLKERGIPWVFGNPGSTEIPFLLGLEEVAGYVLALHEGVAVAMAEGYAQASGQVAVVNLHAAPGLGNAIGALYTARKNRSPLLVTVGQQDRRHLFRDPLLSGPLVEMAHPVAKVAFSVERGADLPEALERAYHLALTPPRGPVVVAIPMDLWEEEAPPPRCKALHLPGMAQGLEALAESLDRATRPALVLGGGADTPLARQAAFRLAEALEAPVFSDPISPRHPFPTQHPLYRGVLPPVAQRIRGILEAFDAVLVAGAPCFLLYPYSPGPAVPTGTRVFLLTDDPEEAARAEAQEVYLGHVALGLEFLSQRVRPRAGAPPQGVFAPLPTPQSPSGRLNPPYAAARLAQALSPRFVVDEAISLSGVFRRHLRQEGGGYLHGASGGLGFAAPAALGAALAGQRAAAVVGEGSFLFAPQVLYTARELRADVVFVVLNNGGYGILKGFAQSLYPGQAERVPGLALSGVDFCQLAQAFGVPAARVEDPEGLEAALASLPSGPFLLEVVVDPTPHPAF
- a CDS encoding TRAP transporter permease, giving the protein MEGRWDRLPAWARGWVRAASLLGLTLILYYLLGSPLVGFALLDFSYYWLLLALYLPVVFLLFPARPQDTRPRWYDYALALGVSAAGVFLAHHGPSMVLRPWTNPEAPWQVALALFLLGVVLEGARRVGGMGFALVALVLAAYPLLAPYLPGLLWGPSLPWQEVLGYAIYSTQGLMGLPMRTVGELLVGFLVLAAFLVALGAGQVFLEVASALFGWARGGAAKVSVVASAFFGSLSGSILSNVASTGSLTIPAMIRSGFSRSYAAAVEACASTGGVLMPPVMGAVAFVMANLLGVPYGQVVAAALLPSLLYYLSLFAHVDLYAARHGLRGLPRAELPPLGPSLGRGLPFLMALGFLVFALLYLRLERLAPFYALGFLLLAAGRRLRWEALDRALVGAASLIGQTLALILPVGLILAGLVGTGVAPALTGALVRMGAENLYLVLLVGVAIAFVLGMAGVMVAAYILLAVTLAPALVRIGEFNPLAVHLFIAYWSMLSAITPPVAVAAFLAARIAGASPMGASFTAVRLGLAIYFLPFFFLFEPALILQGSLFSVAYHVVFAVLGLLFLVGALEGYFWGLGPLPLWARGVFGVGGILCAIPETLTSFLALPGLLLVALALGLRRRVGQRGGMEG
- a CDS encoding TAXI family TRAP transporter solute-binding subunit, with translation MAWKKVFVWAFLSSLLVSFAQGTGPWPRQLLFGSTEVGTAGYSLLVAWSGEFSAATGVQVRVSPGATPTITGWLLERRVDFISAPLTVLVESLDGEPGYRPGPLRVVYPAILTPWGLMTRGDTPYRRVQDIGPGVRVAWPPFSYFHRILDGLFACRGMSREQARLVPVANYNANSRVIAEGGADIAFTSPVSDVNVEVEGNPRGIRWLPVPTPQEDRTCLLRWQRAYPLLKLVRPADVGVTSARGVRTFVIPSVYYTRADVDEALVYQLVKWWDENHALYGDKHAMARYQTLESLRFVVENLSVPLHPGTVRYLKEKGLWNQAMEAKQIASVRLADQYATLYERALALARSRRISTDPASEAWQRFWREFLAQNRVPRFSEAWRP
- a CDS encoding TetR/AcrR family transcriptional regulator, translated to MERREQILTVAGYLFSQRGYHATSMRELAKHLNLQGGSLYAHITSKEELLLEVVRQAAERFLGVLEGLKGDPVSKLKSLVRGHLEVIAQELPRATVFFHEWKHLSPPLLEEAKALRRRYEEGVQAVIREGMEQGVFRVENLRLATLFVLSALNWTYQWYRPEGPLTLEELSEAYATLILRALGVEANKEKGGENG
- the paaA gene encoding 1,2-phenylacetyl-CoA epoxidase subunit PaaA; this translates as MVKLKIGYPEDPDYQERLEEFEARIARGEKIEPGDWMPAEYRRQLIRMISQHAHSEWVGMLPEGAWITRAPSIRRKLILLAKVQDEAGHGQYLYHAAETLGITREEMVEAFLSGRAKYSNIFNYPTLTWADVAIIGWLVDGMAIKNQTMLAQCSYGPYSRAMVRICAEETFHHKQGKEAVLLYARGSKKQRQMVQDALNRWWWPTLMMAGPHDTDSAHTPLLLRWGIKTKTNDQVRQEFLNEHVPELLDAGLTIPDPDLRYDEKTGNWIHGPIPWDEFWKVINGEGPMNRHRLMARRRAHEEGRWVREALEAYGKRRLAQAAD
- a CDS encoding phenylacetic acid degradation protein — translated: MWGTEWPRFEVIKQDTQASPPQMVGSVHAADPEHALLVARHVFVRRPSAYALFVAPAEAFFHVSQEGLKDLKPSRREGGSEEPYWVFAKRSHRRSMVYGDLVGRFLAQGPEDAVAQALLQAQGVAFWAVPERLVVGTEPTEEVVESWFAPAKEKTYRLQSYYGLITAKGVENA
- the paaC gene encoding 1,2-phenylacetyl-CoA epoxidase subunit PaaC; its protein translation is MLEAYLKDALVARLTAWADDEVVLAQRLSEWVGHAPILEEDIAIANLAQDELGHAKVWLELRQELDGSDPDRLVYFRDPLEFQNAVLVELPKGDWAFTMVRQYLFDAYENLWLKEATRSTYPPLAEAASRILKEERFHLKHSSLWVERLGQGTEESHRRAQEALETLFPYVRQLFQPLPGDEALVEARVVPDLKALEAPYLEEVTAHLVRSGLRPPEGGYVPKSRQEHTEYLWSLLAEMQSVARWDPEAKAW
- the paaD gene encoding 1,2-phenylacetyl-CoA epoxidase subunit PaaD — its product is MVERYWEALKGVKDPEIPVLNIVEMGMVLGVEAEGEKVRVRFRPTFSGCPAIRLIREEIEKALREAGAKEVEVVEARAPWSTEDMAEEARRKLLGYGVAPPLPLPLAGKDPPCPRCGSQEVVLKNTFGATLCKMLYQCAACGEVFEAFKTV